A window of the Cyanobacteria bacterium FACHB-DQ100 genome harbors these coding sequences:
- a CDS encoding acyl-CoA/acyl-ACP dehydrogenase, with protein METPTLLETADIYLWNTIAPIANQLDEDVELLRSALRGLGDRHLLALRVPKIYNGAELENHLFHSFQEQVARFSGALAFLQTQHQSAGAILSKSNNEDLKQAYLPYLATGEALVGIGFSHLRRHDNPPLKAVPLAGASANETNSGYQLHGHIPWITGFGFFETVLVAALLPNGQAVYGMIPFTDAAQNSGGSIRFSKPMQLAAMSATNTVTAEVTEWNLEASEVAFVADAGSIFKNDRINVLNHSFFALGCAQAGLDIVSHAQETKPYLSIAPAYETLLEELKLCRDFIYSAQEQSFEERLKLRVWAIDLAMRCAHAAVVVSSGAANSKQHPAQRVYREALVFSVAGQTTAVLEGTLDRISATSRRHR; from the coding sequence ATGGAAACGCCAACTCTTCTGGAAACCGCAGATATCTATTTGTGGAATACGATCGCCCCCATTGCTAATCAGCTTGATGAAGATGTGGAGCTTCTACGATCGGCGCTACGAGGATTAGGAGATCGGCATCTTCTCGCGCTCCGAGTTCCTAAAATCTACAACGGTGCAGAATTGGAGAATCACTTGTTCCACTCGTTTCAAGAGCAAGTTGCGCGATTTTCAGGAGCATTAGCATTTCTGCAAACTCAGCATCAGAGTGCGGGCGCGATTTTATCCAAAAGCAACAATGAAGACCTGAAACAGGCTTATCTACCTTACCTGGCGACGGGTGAAGCATTAGTGGGAATTGGATTTTCGCATCTGCGACGACATGACAATCCACCTTTAAAGGCGGTACCTTTGGCAGGCGCAAGCGCCAACGAAACCAACAGCGGCTATCAACTCCACGGTCACATTCCCTGGATTACTGGATTCGGCTTTTTTGAAACCGTTCTAGTTGCAGCACTGCTTCCCAACGGTCAAGCGGTCTACGGCATGATTCCCTTTACCGATGCGGCGCAAAATTCCGGTGGTTCAATTCGCTTTAGTAAGCCGATGCAGCTTGCCGCCATGAGTGCTACGAATACCGTCACCGCAGAAGTGACTGAATGGAATTTAGAGGCTTCAGAAGTGGCGTTTGTGGCTGATGCAGGATCAATTTTTAAGAACGATCGCATCAATGTTCTCAATCACAGCTTCTTTGCGCTCGGTTGCGCTCAGGCTGGTCTCGATATTGTCAGCCACGCTCAAGAAACGAAGCCTTATTTGTCGATCGCGCCTGCCTATGAAACGCTTCTAGAAGAATTAAAACTCTGTCGTGATTTTATTTATTCAGCTCAGGAGCAGAGTTTTGAGGAGCGATTGAAATTGCGAGTTTGGGCGATCGATCTAGCGATGCGATGTGCTCATGCAGCAGTAGTCGTGTCAAGCGGTGCGGCAAATTCTAAGCAGCATCCCGCGCAGCGAGTGTATCGAGAAGCGCTCGTATTCTCGGTGGCAGGTCAGACAACCGCGGTATTGGAAGGGACGCTCGATCGCATCTCTGCAACCTCACGCCGCCATCGGTAG
- a CDS encoding rhomboid family intramembrane serine protease: protein MNDLSQTALMNGLSQAKILGYLLLLAWVVSIVNLLILRRSLNRFGVRPREWMGLWGVAFAPFLHGGWGHLYSNSFAFLTYGGLIVLQNPENFGAITATVALTSGLGTWLLGRDRTVHIGASGVTFGYLGFLMSLAFFDRNALNVLLLVFTAFFHGKFLWGLLPIHRRISWEEHLFGFLGGIFAARYLPQLREAFTHVLSSLK, encoded by the coding sequence ATGAACGATCTTAGCCAAACTGCGCTGATGAATGGGTTGAGTCAAGCCAAAATTCTAGGATATCTGCTGCTGTTGGCTTGGGTTGTGTCGATCGTCAATCTTCTAATTTTACGTAGGTCGCTAAATCGGTTTGGGGTACGTCCGCGTGAATGGATGGGATTGTGGGGTGTAGCGTTTGCACCATTTTTGCATGGAGGCTGGGGGCATCTGTACAGCAATTCGTTCGCATTTCTTACCTATGGCGGACTAATTGTGCTGCAAAATCCTGAAAACTTTGGTGCAATCACGGCAACCGTTGCATTAACGAGCGGACTAGGGACATGGTTGTTGGGGCGCGATCGTACCGTTCATATTGGTGCAAGCGGCGTGACGTTTGGGTATTTGGGATTTTTGATGTCTTTGGCATTTTTCGATCGTAATGCTCTCAATGTTCTGCTACTAGTTTTTACTGCATTTTTTCACGGTAAATTTCTTTGGGGTTTGTTACCGATTCATCGACGGATCTCCTGGGAAGAACATTTATTTGGATTTCTAGGCGGAATCTTTGCGGCTCGATATTTACCACAACTTCGAGAGGCTTTTACTCATGTCTTGAGTTCTCTGAAATAG
- a CDS encoding DUF4340 domain-containing protein — protein sequence MKFQRTSLALVLAALALGGFVYYTESKKPAQIDEAKADEKPLFNFKEQEIQAFTVKTPKQTLEFEKAPIWTLRKPEVAPANESSIAFLLNLLTAGKSDRTFNVPAARKSEFGLDQPSATVDVKLSNQKNHRLVIGKPNFNRNFLYALVDPPADINQDLSVLLVPINFQNAVDRPLSEWKRDQPKPSPSVTPTASPQ from the coding sequence ATGAAATTTCAGCGCACTTCGTTAGCTCTTGTACTTGCGGCTTTGGCGCTTGGTGGTTTTGTTTACTACACCGAGTCAAAAAAACCGGCTCAAATTGATGAAGCAAAGGCAGACGAGAAACCGCTTTTCAATTTTAAAGAACAAGAGATTCAAGCCTTCACCGTGAAAACTCCAAAACAAACATTGGAATTTGAAAAAGCACCGATCTGGACATTGAGAAAGCCAGAAGTTGCGCCCGCAAATGAAAGCTCGATCGCTTTTCTCCTCAATCTCCTCACGGCGGGGAAAAGCGATCGTACCTTTAACGTTCCTGCTGCCAGAAAATCTGAATTTGGTTTAGATCAGCCATCGGCGACGGTTGATGTTAAACTCAGCAATCAGAAAAATCATCGTTTAGTAATTGGCAAGCCAAATTTTAATCGCAATTTTCTTTATGCTTTAGTTGATCCACCTGCGGATATAAATCAAGATCTTTCGGTATTGCTAGTTCCAATTAATTTTCAAAATGCGGTTGATCGACCTTTAAGTGAATGGAAACGCGACCAACCAAAACCTTCTCCTTCAGTGACTCCAACTGCTTCTCCTCAATGA
- the purU gene encoding formyltetrahydrofolate deformylase: MNTPTATLLISCPDQKGLVAKIANFIYSNGGNIIHADQHTDFSAGLFLNRIEWQLEGFHLPREVIEPAFRAIATPLNARWQLHFSDTVPRIAVWVSKQDHCLYDLIWRQRSGEFKAEIPVIISNHAELGAIAQQFDIDFHHIPITKETKLQQEANQLEILKKYQIDLVILAKYMQVLSANFIAKFPNVINIHHSFLPAFAGANPYQRAFERGVKIIGATAHYVTEDLDEGPIIEQDVVRVSHRDDVKDLIRKGKDLERIVLARAVRLHLQNRVLVYGNRTVVFG; this comes from the coding sequence ATGAATACTCCAACTGCAACACTCTTAATTTCTTGCCCCGACCAAAAAGGTTTGGTCGCAAAGATTGCAAACTTCATTTACTCAAACGGTGGAAACATTATTCACGCAGATCAACACACTGATTTTTCTGCGGGTTTATTTCTTAATCGCATTGAATGGCAGCTTGAAGGATTTCATTTACCTCGCGAAGTGATTGAGCCAGCGTTTAGAGCCATTGCAACACCGCTGAATGCTCGCTGGCAATTACACTTCTCAGATACGGTGCCTCGAATTGCGGTTTGGGTGAGTAAACAAGACCATTGTTTATATGACTTGATTTGGCGACAGCGATCGGGAGAATTCAAAGCAGAGATTCCCGTCATTATCAGCAATCATGCAGAGCTAGGAGCGATCGCGCAGCAGTTTGATATTGACTTCCACCACATTCCCATTACAAAAGAAACAAAGCTACAGCAAGAAGCAAATCAGTTAGAGATTTTGAAGAAATATCAAATTGATTTGGTGATATTAGCGAAATATATGCAGGTTCTAAGCGCGAATTTCATCGCTAAATTTCCAAACGTGATCAATATTCACCACTCGTTTTTGCCTGCATTTGCGGGTGCAAATCCTTATCAAAGAGCCTTTGAACGCGGGGTCAAAATCATTGGTGCAACCGCGCATTACGTTACAGAAGATTTAGATGAAGGCCCAATCATCGAACAAGATGTGGTACGAGTCAGCCATCGAGATGATGTAAAAGATTTGATTCGCAAGGGCAAAGACTTAGAGCGAATTGTACTTGCAAGAGCGGTAAGATTACATCTACAAAATCGTGTTTTAGTGTATGGAAATCGAACGGTTGTTTTTGGATAG
- a CDS encoding CHASE3 domain-containing protein: MAFLNTPERNWLIAGFGFLIAILCFSSVISYQNTYQITQSSYKSQQIYETIKGLDDVLVEVTIAESARRGYVYLGNQDELIQYQSAIQKIPHKFVQLQKQFDPSSQESQKLGKIYELVSQRIKLLQESIALYQRNTEAVLYQRMITNQSIGLRAQIVTAIAGLEQQQQAELNQSVETTRRSIHDRKFIELWITFSGFIAIFTCFIALYSQIIQRQQAETLQHKLAQQKEVSELKLRFFSMVSHEFRTPLSVILGSVQLLIEGNSKWGEERRLKNLDRIQMAAQTMKQLFTDVLTLTRAESGKLECNPEAIDLESFCLNLVEDFEISTAGSHIIEFQTEQKVTHANLDERLLYLTLSNLLSNAIKYSDSGSKVLLRLDSTTEYTRFQVQDEGIGIPVDDQPKLFEPFYRGQNSNYAAGTGLGLSVVKKCVDLQNGLISIQSQKERGTVVTVEFMRCGFERSLSKNNRSISIH; the protein is encoded by the coding sequence ATGGCTTTCTTAAACACTCCAGAACGAAATTGGTTGATTGCAGGATTTGGATTTTTGATTGCAATACTCTGCTTTAGTAGCGTCATTTCCTATCAAAATACCTATCAGATAACACAGAGTAGTTATAAATCCCAGCAGATTTATGAAACGATTAAGGGTTTAGACGATGTTCTCGTGGAAGTTACGATCGCAGAGTCTGCAAGACGCGGATATGTCTATTTGGGAAATCAAGATGAGCTAATTCAGTATCAATCAGCAATTCAGAAAATTCCTCATAAATTCGTTCAACTACAGAAACAGTTTGATCCGAGTTCTCAGGAATCGCAAAAGCTAGGAAAAATCTACGAGCTAGTATCACAAAGAATTAAGCTATTGCAGGAGTCGATCGCGCTTTACCAAAGAAATACTGAGGCGGTGCTTTACCAAAGAATGATAACTAATCAAAGTATTGGATTACGGGCACAAATTGTAACCGCGATCGCAGGTCTAGAGCAGCAACAGCAAGCGGAACTCAATCAATCAGTCGAAACAACAAGAAGAAGTATTCATGACCGGAAATTCATTGAGCTTTGGATTACGTTTTCTGGCTTTATTGCAATATTCACCTGTTTTATCGCACTTTATAGCCAAATCATACAAAGGCAGCAAGCAGAAACACTTCAGCATAAACTTGCCCAACAAAAAGAAGTCAGTGAGCTTAAATTGCGGTTTTTCTCAATGGTTTCGCATGAGTTTCGGACTCCGTTAAGCGTCATTCTAGGTTCGGTTCAACTGTTAATTGAGGGTAATTCAAAGTGGGGAGAAGAACGTAGACTGAAAAATCTTGATCGTATTCAAATGGCTGCACAAACGATGAAGCAGCTTTTTACAGATGTGTTAACGCTGACTAGGGCTGAAAGTGGAAAGCTAGAATGCAATCCAGAAGCGATCGATTTAGAGTCTTTTTGCCTGAATTTAGTTGAAGATTTTGAGATTTCTACTGCGGGAAGTCACATTATTGAATTTCAAACAGAACAGAAAGTGACTCATGCAAATTTAGATGAGAGATTGCTTTATCTAACATTAAGCAATTTGCTCTCAAACGCAATCAAGTATTCTGATTCAGGAAGCAAAGTCTTATTGAGATTAGATAGCACAACCGAATACACTCGATTTCAGGTACAAGATGAAGGAATTGGAATTCCAGTGGACGATCAACCCAAGTTATTTGAACCGTTCTATCGGGGACAAAATTCAAATTATGCAGCAGGTACAGGATTAGGACTATCTGTAGTTAAAAAATGCGTTGATTTGCAAAATGGTTTGATCTCCATTCAAAGCCAGAAAGAACGGGGAACGGTTGTAACAGTTGAATTTATGCGGTGTGGATTTGAGCGATCGCTATCCAAAAACAACCGTTCGATTTCCATACACTAA
- a CDS encoding response regulator transcription factor, whose product MRVLVVEDDLHLAEILTEALSDRAYSVDVVKDGESAWNWISSLSYDLIVLDVTLPKLDGISLCKRLRTAANNSTTPVLMLTARDTIADKILGLDAGADDYMVKPFDLEELMARIRALLRRGTLNTPTLITWGELQIDPGTHEVTYAGEFVQLTPKEYALLELLATSGRRILSRSNIIDRLWSLQDPPTEETVKSHVKGLRQKLKIAGAPEDFIETVHGVGYRLKQAK is encoded by the coding sequence ATGCGAGTTCTAGTTGTTGAAGATGATCTGCATTTGGCAGAAATTCTGACGGAAGCTTTAAGCGATCGCGCCTATTCAGTGGATGTTGTTAAAGATGGCGAGTCTGCCTGGAATTGGATTTCATCGCTGTCTTACGATCTCATCGTGCTAGATGTGACGCTGCCGAAACTCGATGGAATTAGCTTATGTAAGCGCCTCCGAACTGCGGCAAACAATTCGACTACACCCGTTCTAATGCTAACTGCGCGAGATACGATCGCCGACAAAATTCTCGGACTCGATGCGGGTGCAGATGACTACATGGTAAAGCCTTTCGATCTAGAAGAACTAATGGCGCGAATCCGTGCTCTACTGCGACGAGGCACGCTAAACACTCCAACCTTGATCACTTGGGGCGAATTGCAGATTGATCCCGGAACCCATGAAGTCACTTATGCGGGTGAGTTCGTGCAGCTCACTCCGAAAGAATACGCATTATTAGAGTTATTAGCAACAAGCGGACGACGAATCTTGAGTCGATCAAACATTATCGATCGGCTCTGGTCGCTGCAAGATCCGCCGACGGAAGAAACGGTTAAGTCGCACGTCAAGGGCTTGCGGCAGAAATTAAAGATCGCAGGTGCTCCAGAAGATTTCATTGAAACCGTACACGGAGTCGGATATCGCCTCAAGCAAGCAAAATAA
- a CDS encoding DMT family transporter, producing the protein MDREQLDHAPQSSQLNGKLAPSQQNLDLQEIEDLQATKAQLQKDVAELRSQRESLQTVGKPKLSKAKLGLWLILVSTLALSIHNVIVRITIGQRVNVLGLFSAGGFIQPTIGNSLLILWMRMLIVVPLMMGIAAWLYPPAWQDLQRLILSRDRRPLWHIVASGTFLFLSQVLIYIAIAQIGPSVAVTILFMYPLFTVPLAWWLFHDRPTRLRIAVMVLILMGVILAAAPRLIAAKIGGGIIVAVLSGIAFALYLILMQLGFRKAHPIPVSVVQFLTVLVLSSVSLSLPISLGVSVLPDARMGFFGGGLILGAFTLVGYLANNFGVRYMGAAQASIVASSGPVMTALLAALMIGATLEGVQILGILLVTIGVTALSFERMRKTTKSA; encoded by the coding sequence ATGGATCGAGAGCAACTGGATCATGCCCCCCAATCAAGCCAACTGAATGGAAAACTCGCTCCATCTCAGCAAAATCTGGATTTGCAGGAAATCGAAGACTTGCAAGCCACAAAAGCGCAACTGCAAAAAGATGTGGCGGAGTTACGATCGCAGCGCGAGTCCCTGCAAACCGTTGGCAAACCCAAACTATCGAAAGCAAAATTAGGACTCTGGTTAATCTTAGTCTCGACCCTTGCGCTTTCGATTCATAACGTGATTGTGCGAATTACGATCGGGCAGCGTGTGAATGTCCTCGGTTTGTTCTCGGCAGGCGGATTCATCCAACCGACGATCGGAAACTCGCTCTTAATTCTCTGGATGCGGATGCTGATCGTAGTGCCATTAATGATGGGCATTGCAGCATGGCTTTATCCTCCTGCATGGCAAGATTTACAGCGATTGATTTTGAGCCGCGATCGTCGCCCTTTGTGGCACATCGTCGCCAGTGGCACGTTTTTATTTCTGTCACAAGTGCTGATCTACATTGCGATCGCTCAGATCGGGCCCAGCGTGGCAGTGACGATTTTATTTATGTACCCCTTGTTCACGGTTCCTTTAGCTTGGTGGTTGTTCCACGATCGACCAACGCGCCTGCGGATTGCCGTCATGGTTCTGATCCTGATGGGCGTGATTCTTGCGGCGGCTCCCAGACTAATTGCCGCGAAAATTGGCGGGGGCATCATTGTGGCGGTGCTGTCCGGGATTGCATTCGCGCTGTATCTGATTTTGATGCAGCTTGGCTTTCGGAAAGCGCATCCCATCCCTGTGAGCGTGGTGCAATTTCTGACGGTTCTCGTATTGTCGAGCGTGAGTTTATCGCTGCCGATCTCGCTGGGAGTTTCGGTGCTGCCGGATGCCAGAATGGGCTTCTTCGGAGGCGGCTTGATTTTGGGAGCGTTTACGCTGGTGGGTTACTTGGCGAATAACTTTGGGGTGCGATATATGGGAGCGGCACAGGCATCGATCGTCGCCTCTAGTGGGCCGGTGATGACCGCACTTTTAGCCGCGCTGATGATTGGAGCAACGCTGGAAGGAGTGCAGATTCTCGGTATTTTGCTGGTGACGATCGGGGTGACTGCATTAAGTTTTGAGCGCATGAGAAAAACGACAAAATCCGCTTGA
- a CDS encoding phosphoketolase family protein: protein MTVANSAPISTPLSPDELQKINAYWCAANYLSVGQIYLRDNPLLKQPLKVEHIKPRLLGHWGTTPGLNFIYVHFNRLIRRYDLNVIYIAGPGHGGPGMVANTYLEGTYTELYPHITQDEAGLDNLFTQFSYPGGIPSHAAPETPGSIHEGGELGYSIAHAYGAAFDNPDLFVCCVVGDGEAETGALATSWHSNKFINPARDGAVLPILHLNGYKIANPTVLARLSDRELEHLFVGYGYKPYFVEGDDPATMHQLMAGTLDKIVQEIQGIQREARTHGFKERPQFPMLILRTPKGWTGPKIVDGIQIENTFRAHQVPLSEMASKPDHLRMLEEWMRSYKPEELFDQTGRLIPELAELAPKGDRRMGANPHANGGALLKALKLPEFESFAVPVESPGQVETESTRVLGKYLRDVMRLNEDTQNFRVMSPDENNSNRLNAVLEATDRIFTGEILPGDDHISLDGRVMEVLSEHLCQGWLEGYLLTGRHGFFSCYEAFIHIVDSMFNQHAKWLEACRHIPWRRPIASLNYLLTSHVWRQDHNGFTHQDPGFIDVVLNKKPSVTRVYLPPDANTLLSVADHCLRSRHYVNVIIAGKQPQLQWLDMNSAINHCTAGIGIWDWASNDRGSEPDVVMACAGDVPTLETLAAVDFLRHYFPDLKIRVVNVVDLMTLQPQSEHPHGLSDRDFDSIFTTNKPVIFAFHGYPWLIHRLTYRRTNHPNLHVRGYKEEGTTTTPFDMVVLNDLDRFHLVQDVIDRVPKLLTVGAYVKQIARDKLTEHNRYIVQHGKDMPEVEDWKWQYYSGNNAGKTVISQTETGSTTQGDDDTTKAGH, encoded by the coding sequence ATGACAGTCGCAAATTCCGCCCCAATTTCTACACCACTAAGTCCAGACGAACTACAGAAAATAAATGCTTACTGGTGTGCTGCGAACTATCTTTCGGTTGGACAAATTTATCTTAGAGACAATCCTCTACTCAAGCAGCCCTTAAAAGTTGAACATATCAAACCCCGTCTGCTGGGACATTGGGGAACGACACCAGGCTTGAATTTTATCTACGTCCATTTCAATCGGTTGATCCGCCGCTACGATCTGAATGTGATTTACATTGCTGGGCCTGGACATGGTGGGCCTGGGATGGTTGCGAATACTTATCTAGAAGGGACGTACACTGAGCTTTATCCGCACATCACCCAAGATGAAGCGGGATTAGACAACCTGTTTACGCAATTTTCTTATCCGGGTGGAATTCCGAGCCACGCTGCACCGGAAACTCCGGGATCAATCCATGAAGGGGGCGAGTTGGGTTACTCGATCGCTCATGCCTACGGAGCCGCGTTTGATAATCCAGATTTGTTCGTCTGCTGCGTGGTGGGTGATGGAGAGGCAGAAACCGGAGCCTTGGCGACCAGTTGGCACTCAAATAAGTTCATTAATCCAGCGCGGGATGGAGCAGTGCTACCAATCCTGCATCTCAATGGATATAAGATTGCGAATCCAACCGTTTTGGCGCGATTGAGCGATCGAGAACTAGAACATCTCTTTGTGGGTTACGGATATAAGCCTTACTTTGTGGAAGGGGATGATCCGGCAACCATGCACCAATTGATGGCAGGAACGCTGGATAAGATTGTTCAGGAAATTCAGGGCATTCAGCGAGAGGCGAGGACTCACGGATTTAAAGAACGTCCGCAGTTTCCCATGCTGATCCTGAGAACACCGAAAGGATGGACAGGCCCCAAAATCGTTGACGGCATTCAGATCGAAAATACGTTCCGCGCTCACCAAGTTCCGCTGTCTGAAATGGCAAGCAAGCCGGATCACCTGCGAATGCTCGAAGAATGGATGCGGAGCTACAAACCAGAAGAATTGTTTGATCAAACCGGAAGGCTGATTCCTGAATTAGCGGAACTCGCACCCAAGGGCGATCGCAGAATGGGAGCAAATCCTCACGCCAACGGTGGTGCTTTACTCAAAGCGCTCAAACTACCGGAATTCGAGAGCTTTGCGGTTCCGGTTGAATCTCCGGGGCAAGTCGAAACCGAGTCTACGCGGGTATTGGGTAAATATCTACGCGATGTGATGCGGCTCAACGAGGACACTCAAAATTTCCGCGTGATGTCCCCGGATGAGAACAATTCCAACCGCTTAAACGCGGTTTTAGAAGCTACCGATCGCATTTTCACAGGCGAAATTCTTCCAGGCGACGATCACATCTCACTCGATGGGCGCGTGATGGAAGTGCTGAGTGAACACCTTTGTCAAGGCTGGCTAGAGGGCTATTTGCTTACCGGACGGCATGGATTCTTCTCTTGTTATGAAGCTTTTATCCACATTGTTGATTCAATGTTCAATCAACACGCTAAATGGTTAGAAGCCTGTCGTCACATTCCCTGGAGACGACCGATCGCATCGCTCAACTATCTATTGACCTCTCATGTTTGGCGACAAGACCATAACGGATTCACGCACCAAGATCCCGGCTTCATTGATGTGGTGCTGAACAAAAAACCGAGTGTAACTCGTGTATATTTGCCACCGGATGCAAACACTTTGTTATCTGTTGCAGATCACTGTTTGCGGAGCCGTCACTATGTTAATGTGATCATTGCTGGAAAGCAGCCCCAATTGCAGTGGCTGGATATGAACAGTGCCATTAATCATTGCACCGCAGGGATTGGAATCTGGGACTGGGCAAGCAACGATCGAGGATCTGAACCAGATGTCGTAATGGCTTGTGCAGGGGATGTTCCCACTTTAGAAACGTTGGCTGCTGTTGATTTTCTGCGGCATTACTTCCCGGATCTGAAAATTCGCGTCGTCAATGTGGTGGACTTGATGACGCTACAACCGCAATCAGAACATCCACATGGATTGTCCGATCGTGACTTTGACTCAATCTTCACGACCAATAAGCCTGTAATCTTCGCGTTTCATGGCTATCCGTGGCTAATTCACCGTCTCACTTACCGCCGCACCAATCACCCTAATCTGCATGTGCGCGGTTACAAGGAAGAAGGCACAACGACAACTCCGTTTGATATGGTTGTGCTGAATGATTTGGATCGCTTTCATCTGGTGCAGGATGTGATCGATCGAGTTCCGAAGTTGCTCACTGTTGGCGCATATGTCAAACAAATCGCACGGGATAAACTAACGGAACACAATCGCTACATCGTGCAGCACGGGAAAGATATGCCGGAAGTAGAGGATTGGAAATGGCAATACTATAGCGGCAACAATGCTGGGAAAACTGTGATTTCTCAGACTGAAACCGGTTCAACGACTCAGGGAGACGACGACACAACGAAAGCAGGACACTAA
- a CDS encoding PAS domain-containing protein: MEQHCTILIVDRSPDDRQAYERYLSQSDEINYQVLQADSSCSALKILQHTIPQVILFNSELADLTEFEQYEAVLPIVVIVSSTAIAYEFLQAGAKDYILDRSLTPEVLRHTLQSAILRHRTAFDNEQHLRQQLHYSQIALKQREDRLRLALESAQMGAWEWDLVTDRLSWSPNYIELVGLDSNNCPTMLQDWETMVHPSDRAAAQARLSHALQSATELQNEYRIIKPTGEIRWLSCKGQIYRNEQGKPVRMLGITQDITQIKHQELHRSQLLTLEKAARVKAETANQDKDEFLAIVTHELKTPLNAILGWAKILRTRRLDPDSIERALETIERNAEVQSQLIEDLLDMSRMVHGRLTLKLMAVSLYSVISAAIEGVRLAAEAKQLYIDFNAVDLDATISGDPKRLQQIVLNLLTNSIKFTPEGGNITVQLTSNQSTAQIKVIDTGIGIHSEFLPYVFDRFRQDAANAASEKGLGLGLAIVRQLVELHQGSVTVESAGENQGTTFTVCFPLCQSIAAIK; encoded by the coding sequence ATGGAGCAGCACTGTACTATTTTGATTGTCGATCGCTCCCCCGACGATCGACAAGCCTACGAGCGGTATTTATCTCAGAGCGATGAGATCAATTACCAAGTTCTTCAGGCTGATTCTAGCTGCTCTGCGCTGAAAATTTTGCAGCACACAATTCCTCAAGTAATCTTATTCAACTCAGAGCTTGCTGACCTGACAGAGTTTGAACAATACGAGGCAGTCTTGCCGATCGTAGTGATTGTTTCTTCAACTGCAATTGCCTACGAGTTTCTGCAAGCAGGCGCAAAAGACTATATTCTCGATCGCAGTCTTACGCCGGAAGTGCTACGACATACGCTACAAAGCGCCATCCTGCGTCACCGAACTGCATTCGACAACGAGCAGCACCTAAGACAACAACTGCACTACAGCCAAATCGCGCTAAAACAAAGGGAAGATCGCCTACGCTTAGCGCTCGAATCGGCACAAATGGGGGCTTGGGAATGGGATTTAGTGACGGATCGGTTGTCCTGGTCGCCGAATTATATCGAGCTAGTTGGACTTGACTCCAATAACTGCCCGACCATGCTTCAAGACTGGGAAACGATGGTTCATCCTAGCGATCGTGCCGCAGCACAAGCAAGGTTGTCTCATGCCTTGCAGTCTGCAACAGAACTACAGAATGAATATCGCATCATCAAGCCAACTGGAGAAATTCGCTGGTTAAGCTGCAAAGGACAAATTTACCGGAACGAACAAGGTAAACCTGTGCGAATGCTAGGAATTACACAAGATATCACGCAGATAAAGCATCAAGAGTTACATCGTTCTCAATTGTTAACGCTGGAAAAAGCAGCGCGGGTCAAAGCAGAAACCGCAAACCAAGATAAAGATGAATTTCTTGCGATCGTGACGCACGAACTGAAAACCCCGCTCAACGCAATCTTAGGTTGGGCGAAAATTCTCCGTACCCGCAGGCTCGATCCCGATTCAATTGAGCGTGCTTTAGAAACGATCGAGCGCAACGCCGAAGTTCAATCTCAACTGATCGAAGATCTGCTGGATATGTCTCGAATGGTGCATGGGCGACTGACGCTCAAACTCATGGCGGTTAGTTTATATAGTGTAATTTCAGCAGCAATTGAGGGTGTGAGGCTTGCAGCAGAAGCAAAGCAGCTTTACATTGACTTTAATGCAGTGGATCTCGATGCAACAATTTCTGGCGATCCCAAACGTTTGCAGCAAATCGTGCTGAATCTGCTGACCAACTCGATTAAGTTCACGCCTGAAGGTGGAAATATCACCGTGCAACTGACTAGCAATCAATCCACGGCTCAAATCAAAGTGATTGATACTGGAATCGGGATTCACTCGGAGTTTCTGCCTTATGTATTTGATCGTTTTCGTCAGGATGCAGCCAATGCAGCTTCTGAGAAAGGATTAGGTTTGGGCTTAGCGATCGTGCGTCAACTGGTGGAACTGCACCAAGGATCAGTCACGGTAGAAAGTGCAGGTGAGAATCAAGGAACAACGTTTACCGTTTGCTTTCCGCTATGTCAGTCAATAGCAGCGATCAAGTAA